The Osmerus eperlanus chromosome 22, fOsmEpe2.1, whole genome shotgun sequence genome window below encodes:
- the as3mt gene encoding arsenite methyltransferase, producing MTETKVSKTGEFSNGFVGSTTHVDVKDYYGNILKNTSDLKSNVCVAPTQPIPAHIRQALKRVHPEVTAKYYGCGLVVPECLEGCRVLDLGSGSGQDCYMLSQLVGERGHVTGIDMTPDQLEVARKFIDHHMLDFGFKKPNVDFVQGYIEALTDAGLKENSFDVIISNCVVNLSPDKKRVLSEAYKVLKDGGELYFSDVYSTGRLTQEIKDHTVLWGECLGGALWWQDLLQLAEEVGFSTPQLVTASVITVNNKELEALLGDYQFASATYRLFKVPKASSESSLVIYNGNITGAKDSLRFDCRYTFKVDEVVDVGADVANVLAHSRFREEFTFQPPGAPAGSCAVKPKVGTVNPFELALQLETASPPVATGPCCGAESSCCK from the exons ATGACAGAAACTAAAGTTTCGAAAACTGG GGAATTTTCCAATGGATTTGTCGGTTCTACTACTCATGTGGATGTCAAG GACTATTATGGAAATATTCTGAAAAACACATCTGACCTTAAGAGCAACGTCTGTGTTGCTCCTACTCAACCTATCCCCGCCCACATCCGACAGGCGTTGAAGAGGGTTCACCCTGAGGTTACAGCCAA GTACTATGGATGTGGGCTGGTGGTGCCGGAGTGCCTGGAGGGCTGCAGGGTTCTGGACCTGGGAAGTGGCAGTGGCCAGGACTGCTACATGCTCAGCCagctggtgggagagaggggtcacGTCACCGGCATCGACATGACCCCGGACCAG CTTGAGGTGGCCAGGAAGTTCATTGACCACCACATGCTGGACTTTGGTTTCAAGAAGCCCAACGTGGACTTTGTCCAGGGCTACATTGAGGCTCTAACTGATGCAGGCCTGAAGGAGAACTCCTTCGATGTGATTAT ATCCAACTGTGTGGTAAATCTGTCTCCGGACAAGAAGAGAGTACTGAGCGAAGCATACAAAGTTCTTAAG GATGGGGGTGAGCTGTACTTCAGTGATGTCTACAGCACTGGAAGACTCACGCAGGAGATTAAGGACCACACAGTCTTGTGGG gtgagTGTTTGGGCGGAGCCCTGTGGTGGCAGGATCTTCTGCAATTGGCTGAGGAGGTGGGCTTCAGCACCCCGCAATTGGTCACAGCCAGTGTCATCACCGTGAACAACAAGGAACTAGAGGCCCTTCTGG GTGACTACCAGTTTGCTTCTGCCACGTACCGTCTCTTCAAGGTTCCTAAAGCCAGCTCTGAGAGCTCCCTGGTCATCTACAACGGCAACATCACTGGGGCAAAAGACAGTCTGCGTTTCGACTGTCGGTACACGTTCAAG GTGGACGAGGTGGTGGATGTGGGCGCGGACGTGGCTAACGTCCTGGCTCATTCTCGGTTCCGTGAGGAGTTCACCTTCCAGCCTCCGGGGGCTCCTGCTGGATCCTGTGCTGTCAAACCCAAG GTCGGCACAGTGAATCCATTCGAACTGGCCCTGCAGCTGGAGACTGCAAGTCCGCCGGTCGCCACTGGGCCGTGCTGTGGAGCTGAGTCTTCCTGCTGCAAATGA
- the wbp1lb gene encoding WW domain binding protein 1-like b isoform X3, translating into MRAALCLALKMGLFLHAIGAVTPTESTADGSLLHCEGVRNQSYVCESGHCCGESQCCSYYYELWWFLPNYLLPDYDEVVNRPPTPPPPYSALHTSPSLAPSPLTPDQQDVCCPPSQSTAVPPASDPRWPSLDEPHPHPPITIGSYRQKPDDKPLAQAPQEGDSLSGGPQERLPSDGTAGPEKGEDCCKEPLLRDTGGTGGGTEDKERVSGSGGGGRRRRFTGDSGIEVCVCGRNGGGGFGGGGGSREDRELRELESLLSREEEEEEEEPRDFCDGCSHPAPTGDEEQAPGGPEAGPECGPSTAPPPPGAPPPVCLLLHTINEQEGLHHGNSTEPQG; encoded by the exons ATGAGAGCGGCTTTATGTTTGGCTCTAAAAATGGGACTGTTTTTGCATGCGATAGGGGCTGTCACCCCCACCGAGTCAACAGCAGACGGG AGCCTGTTGCACTGCGAGGGCGTGAGGAACCAGAGCTACGTCTGCGAGTCCGGCCACTGCTGTGGAGAGTCACAGTGCTGCAGCTACTACTATGAACTGTGGT GGTTTCTACCCAACTACCTCCTGCCAGACTACGATGAAGTGGTGAACCGGCCgcccactcctcccccaccctacaGTGCCTTACACACCagcccctccctggcccccagccccctgacccCCGACCAGCAGGACGtctgctgcccccccagccAGAGCACTGCTGTGCCCCCTGCCTCCGACCCCCGCTGGCCCAGCCTGGacgagccccacccccacccacccatcacCATAGGCAGCTACAGGCAGAAGCCTGACGACAAGCCTCTGGCTCAGGCCCCACAGGAGGGAGACTCCCTGTCCGGAGGTCCCCAGGAACGGCTCCCGTCCGACGGGACGGCCGGCCCGGAGAAGGGGGAAGACTGCTGCAAGGAGCCCCTGCTCAGGGacacgggggggacgggggggggtacGGAGGACAAGGAGAGGGTGTCCGGCagcggggggggcgggaggaggcGGAGGTTCACGGGGGACTCGGGGAtcgaggtgtgcgtgtgtggccgGAACGGGGGAGGCGGttttgggggaggaggagggagccggGAGGACAGGGAGCTGAGGGAGCTGGAGAGCCTGCTGAgccgcgaggaggaggaggaggaggaggagccgagGGACTTCTGCGACGGCTGTAGTCATCCTGCCCCGACGGGGGACGAGGAGCAAGCGCCGGGGGGGCCGGAGGCGGGGCCGGAGTGCGGGCCCTCCACAGCGCCCCCGCCACCCGGGGCCCCGCCCCCGGTGTGCCTGCTCCTTCACACCATCAACGAGCAGGAGGGGCTTCACCACGGCAACAGCACTGAGCCCCAGGGCTGA
- the wbp1lb gene encoding WW domain binding protein 1-like b isoform X1: MRAALCLALKMGLFLHAIGAVTPTESTADGSLLHCEGVRNQSYVCESGHCCGESQCCSYYYELWWFWLVWALIFVLSCCCVCHHRRAKHRLQQQQRQHEINLIAYREAHNYTSVPFYFRFLPNYLLPDYDEVVNRPPTPPPPYSALHTSPSLAPSPLTPDQQDVCCPPSQSTAVPPASDPRWPSLDEPHPHPPITIGSYRQKPDDKPLAQAPQEGDSLSGGPQERLPSDGTAGPEKGEDCCKEPLLRDTGGTGGGTEDKERVSGSGGGGRRRRFTGDSGIEVCVCGRNGGGGFGGGGGSREDRELRELESLLSREEEEEEEEPRDFCDGCSHPAPTGDEEQAPGGPEAGPECGPSTAPPPPGAPPPVCLLLHTINEQEGLHHGNSTEPQG, encoded by the exons ATGAGAGCGGCTTTATGTTTGGCTCTAAAAATGGGACTGTTTTTGCATGCGATAGGGGCTGTCACCCCCACCGAGTCAACAGCAGACGGG AGCCTGTTGCACTGCGAGGGCGTGAGGAACCAGAGCTACGTCTGCGAGTCCGGCCACTGCTGTGGAGAGTCACAGTGCTGCAGCTACTACTATGAACTGTGGT GGTTCTGGCTGGTGTGGGCCCTCATCTTCGTCCTGAGCTGCTGCTGCGTGTGTCACCACCGCCGCGCCAAACAccggctgcagcagcagcagaggcagcacGAGATCAACCTCATCGCCTACAGGGAGGCCCACAACTACACCTCAGTGCCCTTCTACTTCA GGTTTCTACCCAACTACCTCCTGCCAGACTACGATGAAGTGGTGAACCGGCCgcccactcctcccccaccctacaGTGCCTTACACACCagcccctccctggcccccagccccctgacccCCGACCAGCAGGACGtctgctgcccccccagccAGAGCACTGCTGTGCCCCCTGCCTCCGACCCCCGCTGGCCCAGCCTGGacgagccccacccccacccacccatcacCATAGGCAGCTACAGGCAGAAGCCTGACGACAAGCCTCTGGCTCAGGCCCCACAGGAGGGAGACTCCCTGTCCGGAGGTCCCCAGGAACGGCTCCCGTCCGACGGGACGGCCGGCCCGGAGAAGGGGGAAGACTGCTGCAAGGAGCCCCTGCTCAGGGacacgggggggacgggggggggtacGGAGGACAAGGAGAGGGTGTCCGGCagcggggggggcgggaggaggcGGAGGTTCACGGGGGACTCGGGGAtcgaggtgtgcgtgtgtggccgGAACGGGGGAGGCGGttttgggggaggaggagggagccggGAGGACAGGGAGCTGAGGGAGCTGGAGAGCCTGCTGAgccgcgaggaggaggaggaggaggaggagccgagGGACTTCTGCGACGGCTGTAGTCATCCTGCCCCGACGGGGGACGAGGAGCAAGCGCCGGGGGGGCCGGAGGCGGGGCCGGAGTGCGGGCCCTCCACAGCGCCCCCGCCACCCGGGGCCCCGCCCCCGGTGTGCCTGCTCCTTCACACCATCAACGAGCAGGAGGGGCTTCACCACGGCAACAGCACTGAGCCCCAGGGCTGA
- the wbp1lb gene encoding WW domain binding protein 1-like b isoform X2: MPLLRNTPLSLLHCEGVRNQSYVCESGHCCGESQCCSYYYELWWFWLVWALIFVLSCCCVCHHRRAKHRLQQQQRQHEINLIAYREAHNYTSVPFYFRFLPNYLLPDYDEVVNRPPTPPPPYSALHTSPSLAPSPLTPDQQDVCCPPSQSTAVPPASDPRWPSLDEPHPHPPITIGSYRQKPDDKPLAQAPQEGDSLSGGPQERLPSDGTAGPEKGEDCCKEPLLRDTGGTGGGTEDKERVSGSGGGGRRRRFTGDSGIEVCVCGRNGGGGFGGGGGSREDRELRELESLLSREEEEEEEEPRDFCDGCSHPAPTGDEEQAPGGPEAGPECGPSTAPPPPGAPPPVCLLLHTINEQEGLHHGNSTEPQG; the protein is encoded by the exons ATGCCTCTTCTTCGGAACACACCACTG AGCCTGTTGCACTGCGAGGGCGTGAGGAACCAGAGCTACGTCTGCGAGTCCGGCCACTGCTGTGGAGAGTCACAGTGCTGCAGCTACTACTATGAACTGTGGT GGTTCTGGCTGGTGTGGGCCCTCATCTTCGTCCTGAGCTGCTGCTGCGTGTGTCACCACCGCCGCGCCAAACAccggctgcagcagcagcagaggcagcacGAGATCAACCTCATCGCCTACAGGGAGGCCCACAACTACACCTCAGTGCCCTTCTACTTCA GGTTTCTACCCAACTACCTCCTGCCAGACTACGATGAAGTGGTGAACCGGCCgcccactcctcccccaccctacaGTGCCTTACACACCagcccctccctggcccccagccccctgacccCCGACCAGCAGGACGtctgctgcccccccagccAGAGCACTGCTGTGCCCCCTGCCTCCGACCCCCGCTGGCCCAGCCTGGacgagccccacccccacccacccatcacCATAGGCAGCTACAGGCAGAAGCCTGACGACAAGCCTCTGGCTCAGGCCCCACAGGAGGGAGACTCCCTGTCCGGAGGTCCCCAGGAACGGCTCCCGTCCGACGGGACGGCCGGCCCGGAGAAGGGGGAAGACTGCTGCAAGGAGCCCCTGCTCAGGGacacgggggggacgggggggggtacGGAGGACAAGGAGAGGGTGTCCGGCagcggggggggcgggaggaggcGGAGGTTCACGGGGGACTCGGGGAtcgaggtgtgcgtgtgtggccgGAACGGGGGAGGCGGttttgggggaggaggagggagccggGAGGACAGGGAGCTGAGGGAGCTGGAGAGCCTGCTGAgccgcgaggaggaggaggaggaggaggagccgagGGACTTCTGCGACGGCTGTAGTCATCCTGCCCCGACGGGGGACGAGGAGCAAGCGCCGGGGGGGCCGGAGGCGGGGCCGGAGTGCGGGCCCTCCACAGCGCCCCCGCCACCCGGGGCCCCGCCCCCGGTGTGCCTGCTCCTTCACACCATCAACGAGCAGGAGGGGCTTCACCACGGCAACAGCACTGAGCCCCAGGGCTGA
- the poll gene encoding DNA polymerase lambda isoform X2 has product MILWSPKGVSPFPDEMEPHGIMKAFPKVKRAGVRDGKGAPPLKRKSEEASVTGKVFEGITVFILPASIGKARCQIFERQIVQNGGQSESSFRPSVTHVVVDDSMDRDRALRLLKPDVLPPGVFLVKCTWLSSCITEKRLLDTADFSLLTPERHPKKETPLADVKEEFPMNVPATQDVKDAVPEEPKPHESSATTVPGTTDDLRDEDGVSQGDLEALVSGQHPKDESPTSSTVEHKPISGKWVCAQSSKSKTDNHNKHITDKLEVLAKAYTHQGDKWRALGYSKAVNALKSYHKPITSYGEACRIPGIGKRMADKIDEIMESGHLRKLDHIGEAVPVLELFSNIWGAGAKTAQLWYQQGFRTLEDIRTKANLNYTQKIGLKHYDDFLDRMPREEASAIEKTVREAALTVDPGLLAIACGSYRRGKTTCGDVDVLISHPDGHSHKGVFVKVLQILHQSGFLTDDLVSHEENGEQKKYMGVCRLPGPGRRHRRLDVIVVPHGEFACSLMYFTGSAHFNRSMRAFAKTKGMSLSEHSLNRDVQRQGSVKVYGGTPIHTPQELDVFTQLGVPFREPRERDW; this is encoded by the exons ATGATTTTGTGGTCCCCGAAAGGG GTTTCCCCTTTCCCTGACGAAATGGAGCCTCACGGAATTATGAAAGCGTTTCCTAAAGTGAAAAGAGCGGGCGTCAGGGACGGAAAGGGTGCACCCCCACTCAAGAGAAAGTCTGAAGAAGCAAGTGTgacag gaAAGGTATTTGAGGGCATCACAGTGTTCATCCTGCCAGCCAGTATAGGGAAGGCCAGATGTCAGATCTTTGAGAGGCAGATCGTCCAAAATGGGGGACAGAGCGAGAGCTCTTTCCGTCCCAGTGTCACCCAtgttgtggtggatgacagTATGGACAGAGACCGGGCCCTCCGCCTGTTGAAACCAGATGTACTGCCCCCTGGAGTATTTTTAGTAAAATGCACCTGGCTGAGCTCCTGTATCACTGAGAAACGACTTCTGGACACAGCAGACTTCAGCCTGTTAACCCCAGAGAG ACACCCGAAAAAGGAAACCCCACTGGCAGATGTCAAAGAAGAATTTCCCATGAATGTGCCAGCCACACAGGACGTAAAGGACGCTGTTCCTGAGGAGCCCAAACCACACGAGTCCTCAGCAACAACT GTCCCAGGAACAACAGATGACCTGAGAGACGAAGATGGTGTCTCACAGGGTGACCTGGAAGCCCTGGTCAGTGGCCAGCACCCCAAGGATGAGAGCCCTACCTCCAGCACTGTCGAACACAAACCCATCTCAGGGAAGTGGGTCTGCGCCCAGTCTTCCAAGTCCAAGACTGATAATCACAACAAACACATAACAGACAAACTGGAGGTGCTGGCCAAGGCCTACACACACCAGGGGGACAAGTGGAGGGCATTGGGCTACTCCAAGGCTGTGAATGCCCTCAAGAGCTACCACAAGCCTATCACGTCGTATGGT GAGGCGTGTAGGATCCCGGGCATTGGTAAACGCATGGCCGACAAGATCGACGAGATCATGGAGAGCGGTCACCTCCGCAAGCTGGACCACATCGGAGAGGCCGTGCCCGTACTGGAGCTGTTCAGCAACATCTGGGGAGCTGGAGCCAAGACCGCACAGCTTTGGTACCAGCAG GGTTTTCGTACTTTGGAGGACATCCGCACAAAGGCCAACCTGAACTACACTCAGAAGATTGGACTGAAGCATTATGACGACTTTCTAGACCGGATGCCTAGAGAAGAAGCATCTGCCATTGAGAAAACG GTGCGGGAGGCAGCCCTGACTGTGGACCCGGGCCTGCTGGCCATCGCGTGCGGCTCCTACCGCCGGGGAAAGACCACATGTGGGGATGTGGACGTTCTCATCTCCCACCCAGATGGACACTCCCACAAGGGCGTCTTTGTCAAGGTCCTGCAGATCCTCCATCAGAGCG GCTTCCTTACCGACGACCTCGTGAGCCACGAGGAGAACGGCGAGCAGAAGAAGTACATGGGCGTGTGCCGCCTGCCGGGGCCCGGACGCCGCCACCGCCGGCTCGACGTCATCGTGGTGCCCCACGGGGAGTTTGCCTGCTCTCTCATGTACTTTACCGGCTCGGCGCACTTCAATCGCTCCATGCGGGCGTTCGCTAAGACGAAAGGCATGAGCCTGTCGGAACACTCGCTGAACAGGGACGTGCAGCGGCAGGGCAGTGTGAAGGTGTACGGAGGGACACCCATACACACGCCCCAGGAGCTAGATGTGTTCACTCAGCTGGGGGTGCCTTTTCGGGAACCCCGTGAAAGGGATTGGTAA
- the poll gene encoding DNA polymerase lambda isoform X1: MILWSPKGVSPFPDEMEPHGIMKAFPKVKRAGVRDGKGAPPLKRKSEEASVTGKVFEGITVFILPASIGKARCQIFERQIVQNGGQSESSFRPSVTHVVVDDSMDRDRALRLLKPDVLPPGVFLVKCTWLSSCITEKRLLDTADFSLLTPERHPKKETPLADVKEEFPMNVPATQDVKDAVPEEPKPHESSATTSHPPPSLLSQVPGTTDDLRDEDGVSQGDLEALVSGQHPKDESPTSSTVEHKPISGKWVCAQSSKSKTDNHNKHITDKLEVLAKAYTHQGDKWRALGYSKAVNALKSYHKPITSYGEACRIPGIGKRMADKIDEIMESGHLRKLDHIGEAVPVLELFSNIWGAGAKTAQLWYQQGFRTLEDIRTKANLNYTQKIGLKHYDDFLDRMPREEASAIEKTVREAALTVDPGLLAIACGSYRRGKTTCGDVDVLISHPDGHSHKGVFVKVLQILHQSGFLTDDLVSHEENGEQKKYMGVCRLPGPGRRHRRLDVIVVPHGEFACSLMYFTGSAHFNRSMRAFAKTKGMSLSEHSLNRDVQRQGSVKVYGGTPIHTPQELDVFTQLGVPFREPRERDW, encoded by the exons ATGATTTTGTGGTCCCCGAAAGGG GTTTCCCCTTTCCCTGACGAAATGGAGCCTCACGGAATTATGAAAGCGTTTCCTAAAGTGAAAAGAGCGGGCGTCAGGGACGGAAAGGGTGCACCCCCACTCAAGAGAAAGTCTGAAGAAGCAAGTGTgacag gaAAGGTATTTGAGGGCATCACAGTGTTCATCCTGCCAGCCAGTATAGGGAAGGCCAGATGTCAGATCTTTGAGAGGCAGATCGTCCAAAATGGGGGACAGAGCGAGAGCTCTTTCCGTCCCAGTGTCACCCAtgttgtggtggatgacagTATGGACAGAGACCGGGCCCTCCGCCTGTTGAAACCAGATGTACTGCCCCCTGGAGTATTTTTAGTAAAATGCACCTGGCTGAGCTCCTGTATCACTGAGAAACGACTTCTGGACACAGCAGACTTCAGCCTGTTAACCCCAGAGAG ACACCCGAAAAAGGAAACCCCACTGGCAGATGTCAAAGAAGAATTTCCCATGAATGTGCCAGCCACACAGGACGTAAAGGACGCTGTTCCTGAGGAGCCCAAACCACACGAGTCCTCAGCAACAACT AGtcaccctcccccttccctactctctcagGTCCCAGGAACAACAGATGACCTGAGAGACGAAGATGGTGTCTCACAGGGTGACCTGGAAGCCCTGGTCAGTGGCCAGCACCCCAAGGATGAGAGCCCTACCTCCAGCACTGTCGAACACAAACCCATCTCAGGGAAGTGGGTCTGCGCCCAGTCTTCCAAGTCCAAGACTGATAATCACAACAAACACATAACAGACAAACTGGAGGTGCTGGCCAAGGCCTACACACACCAGGGGGACAAGTGGAGGGCATTGGGCTACTCCAAGGCTGTGAATGCCCTCAAGAGCTACCACAAGCCTATCACGTCGTATGGT GAGGCGTGTAGGATCCCGGGCATTGGTAAACGCATGGCCGACAAGATCGACGAGATCATGGAGAGCGGTCACCTCCGCAAGCTGGACCACATCGGAGAGGCCGTGCCCGTACTGGAGCTGTTCAGCAACATCTGGGGAGCTGGAGCCAAGACCGCACAGCTTTGGTACCAGCAG GGTTTTCGTACTTTGGAGGACATCCGCACAAAGGCCAACCTGAACTACACTCAGAAGATTGGACTGAAGCATTATGACGACTTTCTAGACCGGATGCCTAGAGAAGAAGCATCTGCCATTGAGAAAACG GTGCGGGAGGCAGCCCTGACTGTGGACCCGGGCCTGCTGGCCATCGCGTGCGGCTCCTACCGCCGGGGAAAGACCACATGTGGGGATGTGGACGTTCTCATCTCCCACCCAGATGGACACTCCCACAAGGGCGTCTTTGTCAAGGTCCTGCAGATCCTCCATCAGAGCG GCTTCCTTACCGACGACCTCGTGAGCCACGAGGAGAACGGCGAGCAGAAGAAGTACATGGGCGTGTGCCGCCTGCCGGGGCCCGGACGCCGCCACCGCCGGCTCGACGTCATCGTGGTGCCCCACGGGGAGTTTGCCTGCTCTCTCATGTACTTTACCGGCTCGGCGCACTTCAATCGCTCCATGCGGGCGTTCGCTAAGACGAAAGGCATGAGCCTGTCGGAACACTCGCTGAACAGGGACGTGCAGCGGCAGGGCAGTGTGAAGGTGTACGGAGGGACACCCATACACACGCCCCAGGAGCTAGATGTGTTCACTCAGCTGGGGGTGCCTTTTCGGGAACCCCGTGAAAGGGATTGGTAA
- the dpcd gene encoding protein DPCD codes for MAVQCWADILKSSKKTALIHDGKRKIHYLFTDGKEMAEEYDLNTDELIVRKWRSKSPLGAEGPWQIEVGEPFPTTVGTLESEVIKENCSNPVFLRKDTKTSFQWRVRNLPYPSDVYNLSVEPAERCCIIRTSNKKYFKKFNIPDLDRNLLPLDSSALSFTHANNTLIVTYKKPKEVLTLEHELLRELKKLKGTNEGDVDCKTQ; via the exons ATGGCTGTGCAATGCTGGGCTGATATCCTTAAATCGTCTAAGAAAACCGCTTTAATTCATGATG GGAAAAGGAAGATACACTATCTCTTTACAGATGGGAAAGAAATGGCAGAGGAATATGACTTGAACACAGACGAATTGATTG TAAGAAAATGGCGTTCAAAAAGCCCTCTGGGCGCAGAGGGGCCGTGGCAGATAGAAGTTGGCGAGCCTTTCCCAACAACGGTCGGCACTTTGGAATCAGAGGTTATAAAGGAGAACTGCTCAAAT CCTGTGTTCCTGCGTAAGGACACGAAGACCAGTTTTCAGTGGAGAGTCAGGAACCTTCCGTACCCCAGTGACGTGTACAACTTGTCAGTAGAACCTGCTGAACGATGCTGCATCATACGGACGTCCAATAAAAA GTACTTTAAGAAGTTCAACATCCCTGACCTTGATAGAAACCTCCTGCCATTGGACAGTTCTGCTCTTAGCTTTACCCACGCCAACAACACACTGATAGTCACT TACAAGAAGCCCAAAGAGGTTTTAACCCTGGAACACGAGCTACTGAGGGAGCTGAAGAAACTGAAGGGGACCAACGAAGGCGACGTCgactgcaagacccagtga
- the fgf8b gene encoding fibroblast growth factor 8b isoform X1: protein MKEYLTYFKMRVRASRLGYLLLQFTALCLYAQNTVQQSPPNFKHHVNEQSRLSDRMSRRLTRTYQLYSRTSGKHVQVLGNKRVNANGDDGAVHAKLEVETDTFGSRVRIRGSKTGYYICMNKRGKLIGKRKGRGKDCIFTEIVLENNYTALQNAKYEGWYMAFTRKGRPRKASRTKQHQREAHFMKRLPRGHLLGDRRPFDVLPVAIPVHPLNRRTKHSHHQRTGGH from the exons ATGAAGGAATATTTGACTTATTTCAAGATGAGGGTTAGAGCATCAAGATTAGGATATTT GTTACTTCAATTCACTGCGCTTTGCCTTTACGCACAG AACACTGTGCAACAGTCACCTCCTAATTTCAAGCACCATGTAAACGAACAGAGCAGACTTTCCGACCGGATGAGCAGAAGGTTGACCCGAACCTACCAGCTCTACAGCCGAACCAGCGGCAAACATGTTCAAGTCCTGGGAAACAAGAGAGTCAACGCCAATGGAGACGATGGCGCAGTTCACG CCAAACTGGAGGTGGAGACGGACACTTTTGGGAGTCGCGTTCGAATCCGAGGCTCAAAGACGGGATACTACATCTGCATGAACAAGAGGGGCAAGCTCATAGGAAAG AGGAAGGGCCGGGGCAAAGACTGCATCTTCACAGAGATTGTTCTGGAAAACAACTACACGGCCCTCCAGAACGCCAAGTACGAAGGCTGGTACATGGCGTTCACACGCAAGGGGAGGCCCAGGAAAGCCTCCAGGACCAAGCAACACCAGAGAGAGGCCCACTTCATGAAGCGACTACCCAGAGGACACCTCCTTGGAGACAGGAGGCCGTTTGATGTCCTCCCTGTGGCCATCCCTGTCCACCCCCTGAACAGGAGGACTAAACATTCCCATCACCAGCGCACAGGAGGCCACTGA
- the fgf8b gene encoding fibroblast growth factor 8b isoform X2 produces MSRRLTRTYQLYSRTSGKHVQVLGNKRVNANGDDGAVHAKLEVETDTFGSRVRIRGSKTGYYICMNKRGKLIGKRKGRGKDCIFTEIVLENNYTALQNAKYEGWYMAFTRKGRPRKASRTKQHQREAHFMKRLPRGHLLGDRRPFDVLPVAIPVHPLNRRTKHSHHQRTGGH; encoded by the exons ATGAGCAGAAGGTTGACCCGAACCTACCAGCTCTACAGCCGAACCAGCGGCAAACATGTTCAAGTCCTGGGAAACAAGAGAGTCAACGCCAATGGAGACGATGGCGCAGTTCACG CCAAACTGGAGGTGGAGACGGACACTTTTGGGAGTCGCGTTCGAATCCGAGGCTCAAAGACGGGATACTACATCTGCATGAACAAGAGGGGCAAGCTCATAGGAAAG AGGAAGGGCCGGGGCAAAGACTGCATCTTCACAGAGATTGTTCTGGAAAACAACTACACGGCCCTCCAGAACGCCAAGTACGAAGGCTGGTACATGGCGTTCACACGCAAGGGGAGGCCCAGGAAAGCCTCCAGGACCAAGCAACACCAGAGAGAGGCCCACTTCATGAAGCGACTACCCAGAGGACACCTCCTTGGAGACAGGAGGCCGTTTGATGTCCTCCCTGTGGCCATCCCTGTCCACCCCCTGAACAGGAGGACTAAACATTCCCATCACCAGCGCACAGGAGGCCACTGA